In a genomic window of Nyctibius grandis isolate bNycGra1 chromosome 4, bNycGra1.pri, whole genome shotgun sequence:
- the TBX10 gene encoding LOW QUALITY PROTEIN: T-box transcription factor TBX10 (The sequence of the model RefSeq protein was modified relative to this genomic sequence to represent the inferred CDS: deleted 2 bases in 1 codon): MDGRHGVVGAQPRGRTSIWAPASPPPSWAIKAPVRLRGTAQSRRSAAGGCVGVPTAAAPGDGATDTSCPPAAPMAAFLGGPGEGSPCGTGLGWAGEGQGSGGKSRHVCHAAARLEMGSLWEEFNRLGTEMIVTKAGRRMFPTFQVKLSGLDPLADYVLLMDFIPLDDKRYRYAFHSSSWLAAGRADPAAPGRVHFHPDSPAKGAQWMRQIVSFDKLKLTNNLLDDNGHIILNSMHRYQPRFHVVFVDPRRDSERFAHQNFKSFSFPETQFMAVTAYQNHRITQLKIASNPFAKGFRDGDPEPWCRVPAGSLLGAMPRARPTALPSHPEKQEEGRGAWGGAEHLALSLPTPGAPHSHGAPVATVPPPPSPPGFPEPPFQPPTCPPGLYMGAKPRTLPYPLPAFPPLSTFGYGQQ; encoded by the exons ATGGATGGGAGGCACGGGGTGgtgggggctcagccccggggcAGGACCAGCATTTGGG CCCCCGCGTCTCCACCCCCGAGCTGGGCCATAAAAGCCCCCGTCAGGCTGCGGGGGACGGCGCAGAGCCGGCGCAGCGCTGCGGGGGGCTGCGTTGGGGTCcccaccgccgccgcgccgggggaCGGAGCCACGGAC ACCTCGTGCCCACCCGCTGCACCCATGGCAG CCTTCCTGGGGGGTCCGGGCGAGGGGTCCCCCTGCGGCACCGGCCTCGGGTGGGCAGGCGAGGGGCAGGGGTCCGGCGGCAAGAGCCGGCACGTGTGCCACGCCGCGGCGCGGCTGGAGATGGGCAGCCTCTGGGAGGAGTTCAACCGCCTGGGCACTGAGATGATCGTCACCAAGGCGGGCAG gaGGATGTTCCCCACCTTCCAGGTGAAGCTGTCAGGGTTGGACCCGCTGGCCGACTACGTCCTGCTCATGGACTTCATCCCGTTGGATGACAAGAGATACAG ATACGCCTTCCACAGCTCCTCGTGGCTGGCGGCGGGACGGGCCGacccggcagcccccggccgcGTCCACTTCCACCCCGACTCGCCGGCCAAGGGCGCCCAGTGGATGCGGCAGATCGTCTCCTTCGACAAGCTCAAGTTGACCAACAACCTCCTGGATGACAACGGCCAC atCATCCTCAACTCCATGCACCGCTACCAGCCCCGCTTCCACGTGGTCTTCGTGGACCCGCGGCGGGACAGTGAGCGCTTCGCCCACCAGAACTTCAAGTCCTTCAGCTTCCCCGAGACCCAGTTCATGGCGGTGACGGCGTACCAGAACCACCGG ATCACCCAGCTGAAGATCGCCAGCAACCCCTTCGCCAAGGGCTTTCGGGACGGTGACCCCGAGCCGTG GTGCAGGGTGCCGGCGGGGTCCCTGCTGGGTGCGATGCCCCGCGCCCGGCCCACCGCGCTGCCCTCCCACCCCGAGAAGCAGGAGGAAGGTAGAGGGGCCTGGGGGGGTGCTGAGCACCTCGCGTTgtctctccccaccccaggggCTCCCCACAGCCATGGGGCACCGGTTGCCACCGTacccccacccccttccccccctGGCTTCCCCGAGCCCCCCTTCCAgccccccacctgcccccccGGGCTCTACATGGGGGCCAAACCCCGCACCCTGCCCTACCCCCTGCCCGCCTTCCCCCCGCTCAGCACCTTCGGCTATGGGCAGCAGTGA